The genome window AGATTTAGCACTTCAGGAAAAAGTAGATTTTGTACTTCTTGCAGGGGACCTTTATGATAGCGCAGATCGAAGTCTTAGTGCTCAGATTGCTCTCAGAGAGCAACTTGTTCGCTTAAGTTATGCCGGAATTTCTGCCTATATAGTTCATGGAAACCATGATCCTCTCAATGGAGACCAGGCAAAACTAGCCCCTTCCTGATAAGGTCTTTCGTTTTAAGAATGAGGTAGAAGTTTTTCCATTGCAGACAAAAGATGGTTTGAACATTGGCAATATTATTGGATATAGCTATCCAGAGAGTGAAGAGAATAAGAATATTGCTCGTAAAATGGCGGAATCTATTCAGGGTGCAGAAGGTTTTAATATAGCTCTTCTTCACTGCAATGCAGGCGGAATACAAGATTACGCGAATTATGCTCCTTGTGTTGTTCTCGATGACCTCCGACAATCTTCAATAGATTATTGGGCTTTAGGGCATATCCATAGACCTCTTTGTAATATCTCGGCAAGATCCTGTTGTTGTTTATCCAGGAACGATTCAGGGAAGAAGTATTCGTGAGACAGGGGCTCATGGATGCTATCTTGTAAAGTCAGTGCAGGAAGGGCAATTCAATCTATTTTTTTGTCCCACGGATCAGATTCGTTGGGAAGAAGAAGAAATAGATACCTCTCATTTAGAATCAGATCAAGATATTTTTGAAGCCCTCCATGCACTTCGAGAAAAACATCGGACAATAGCTGAGAAAAGAGGCATTATGCTTCGAGTTACTCTTACAGGGAATACATCTCTTTCCCGCCGTTTATCACGCGAAGGGTATTTGGAAGAAATGGCTGAAGAACTTAATAAAACAGAAGAAACGCTTTCTGATTTTGTTTGGTTTGAACGCATTCAGAATAGAGTGCATCCACTCTATCCAATAGAAAATATGCGGAAGACAGAATCATTTATTGGTGATTTTATTCGTGAAATGGATACTTTCAAGTCAGAATGTTGCGGCAGAGAAAACTTTTTCTCCGTTATAGATGAAGCACTTGGAACCACACGGTGGAGAGGCAGAGAACTTGATTCTTTTAGAAGAACTTAGCGCAGAAGAAATAAGAGAAATTGTTGAAAAAGCAATGGTACAAGGATTAGATGGGTTGCTTCAAGGGGAGGATAACCTCTTATGCGATTTGTAGAATTCAATATTGAAGGTTTTGGTCAGTTAAAAAATGTAACGGGTCGTTTCCCTCCAGGGTTATCCCTCATTC of Aminobacterium sp. MB27-C1 contains these proteins:
- a CDS encoding DNA repair exonuclease, whose protein sequence is MGLQQDFTFLHCADLHLDSPFRGIRSYSPVIAQKLSKAVFRSFERIIDLALQEKVDFVLLAGDLYDSADRSLSAQIALREQLVRLSYAGISAYIVHGNHDPLNGDQAKLAPS